In Exiguobacterium acetylicum, the genomic stretch AAGCAGAACAGGGAGGTCTGGAGTACGGCTCGTACGGATCATCAAGAAATCACTCCGATCATCGATTTTGTTTGAGTACTTCGGCGACGAGTCCCGATACATAGGGACTGCCACGATCTTCTTTTTCGACCGATTCGATCATGATGGCAACGAGAAGATCTTTTTTGTCGTTATCGTAACCGACAAAGAAGCCATTCTCTTTTCCATCGGTTTCGCCTGCTTTTTTCAATTCTGCCGTACCGGTCTTACCGGCAACATCGACTTCCTTGATGTCAGCTGGGAGCGTATAACCGTTATGGACGACGTCATAAAGATCATCGCGAATCATCTTCGCGTCTTTCGCATCCAGCAGATTCTTTTTGAAGACTTGCTTCGTTTTTTCCTCTTGTAAAAGGGTCGGACGATAAATCGTTCCGTCAGTCAGGAAAATTTCATACATCGACGCTAGATGGAGAATGTTCGTCAGCATCTGTCCTTGTCCGTAGGACGTATCCATCAGCTGTCCATCTGAAGCAATCGTCCCGTCGTTTGAGATTTGAGAAGCGCGTAATGGATACGCAAACGGTAGTTTCTCTCCGTAGCCAAGTGCTTCAAGTCCAGACGTGAACGCCTTCGTTCCGACCTGTTCGAGTGTGGAGCGGGCGAAATAGATGTTATCTGAATACACGAGCGCATTGTGCAGATTAACGGGTGCTGGCGTCTCGTGAATCCGCGTGACGTTAAAACCATCGATCTTATTTTTCAGTCCATTGATCGTATAGGCTTTTTCCGGGTCGAGTGTTCCACTCTTTAAGCCAACCGCGGCCGTCAGGGGTTTTTGGGTCGAACCGGGCGCGAAGGCACTCGTGAATCGGTTCAACAATGGTTGATCCGGATCCTGCGTCAGTTCATCGAGTCGCGCTTGCGAGATCCCTGACATGAATTCAGAAGGATCAAAGCCAGGGGAGCTGAGTAAGACACGTGTCTCACCAGTCCGCGGATCGATTGCCGATGCCGTTCCTGGATCCTCTTTCATCGTGTCATACGTCTTTTTCTGAAGCGTAGCATCAATCGTCAACGGGATATCCTCACCATCCGTCGGT encodes the following:
- a CDS encoding penicillin-binding transpeptidase domain-containing protein, with protein sequence MKRTIPLILSASFGVTLLAGCQDQPTPEERLDAYIKLWEKQDYDNMYTYASTATKKEYGKKEFIERTKQLSKTLDIKKLSVERKKAKEATDDEKASLPVRISFDTVAGAVAYDKQVPLTFEKQGETENWFIDWDSSFVLKDFKKEDKVQLQTVEGKRGDLLDANDKPLATSGKGYAVGATAGQLKDVAQVAELLDRPTSSVEDSLKASWVKDGQFVPLKTLTDEAMVAKLRDIPGISVKETEVRTYPLGKAASHLIGYIGSATADEIKESKNKIQAGEQVGKRGLEQVLDDRLRGKAGASIILQKKDGSSVTVAETKPTDGEDIPLTIDATLQKKTYDTMKEDPGTASAIDPRTGETRVLLSSPGFDPSEFMSGISQARLDELTQDPDQPLLNRFTSAFAPGSTQKPLTAAVGLKSGTLDPEKAYTINGLKNKIDGFNVTRIHETPAPVNLHNALVYSDNIYFARSTLEQVGTKAFTSGLEALGYGEKLPFAYPLRASQISNDGTIASDGQLMDTSYGQGQMLTNILHLASMYEIFLTDGTIYRPTLLQEEKTKQVFKKNLLDAKDAKMIRDDLYDVVHNGYTLPADIKEVDVAGKTGTAELKKAGETDGKENGFFVGYDNDKKDLLVAIMIESVEKEDRGSPYVSGLVAEVLKQNR